From the Coffea eugenioides isolate CCC68of chromosome 1, Ceug_1.0, whole genome shotgun sequence genome, the window GGGGCTGGCCCACCTAACTGGGGCCCCGACCTCCCACTTCTACCACCTTCAAAAGGGGAAGGACCTCCTTGCTCTCGCAACATCCGCATTGCAACTTCAGGAGGAGCAGGAACAAAAGGTCCTAAAGGACTGCAAACACACAAGCATACATGTTAAAAGAGAACAAAAGGTATCATAACCACAACCACTATCATCTCAGTTTCTAATCAAACCAAAATCCACAAGCAGCTCAATTACCCAGCACCAGGGACAGGCATCAGGACAGGGGGCGGTGGTATATCTGAAGGAAAAGGTGCAACAGGTATCCCTTGACCACCAAAAGTATCAAACATTGGTTCATCAGGATTCCCACCAGCTGCACCATCATTATTAGACTGGAAATCCACTTGCTGAGGGTTCTCAGATCTGTCAAATCGCTCACCATTAGCTCGATTTTCACGCTCTCTACGGCCACCTCTTTCATCTTTTAGTCGATTATCCAGTCCAGGCCTACGCCGTAGAGGCTTCTCCTTCtgcaaaagaaagatttaaagaTTGAATATAAAGAACCATGTATTTATCACCCAATGAACATAAATGTGGATGTACCAAATTAACCGATTTATTTGggtaaatgaaaggaaatgacAGAGTTCAACAGTCAAATGATAGCAGCAATAAGATACGAGGTATGAAGAATGCTAAATCATGGGACAAGATAAGTTACAAAACCAAGTCTCATATAGTTGTAAGGTAAACTCTACTATTATTGTTAAACTTGGGGAGAGCCAGAGCAATGACAGGATCCCAGTAAACCCTACGGAAAGAAACCTATGACACTCGTGTTTCACCTAGCACAACATATCACAACCAAATACAAATTCCCAAGTCAAGATGAAAATGCAAAGGATACTAAATATGCAACCAAAATTTAATTTAGATTATAGAAGTTTTCATATTCTAATTGTCAGTGCCAAAACCAAACACATAGATATCCAATCCCTTTACAAACTATTTTCTAGCCAATCCAATAATTCTTCTCCAATGTGGACAAAACCAAGCTCTTTTCATACTTTGGGGAGAGTAGGATACGTGCTGAAAGTTTGCTGGCTCCCATTAATTTTAACAAGAACTGAAGTGATAACCACTGGTGATAGCCATCAGTCCTGCTAAACTAAGTCCAGCAATCCTAAAATCTTGGTGAAGAGGACAAGCATAGACTAACCATTCCAAGATTTTCCCTATTTATCCTCTTATCATCAAGATGCTTGGCAACTCACATTTCTTACAAGTACCAGagataattcaattcaacacTTCGTCAGAAAGGAAGCTTATGTTTACACCTTTCATTTTGGTTTGGGGTTCGAAGAATGGACTAAATCCAACAAATGGCTTTATGTAGTAAATCTAACAATTAGATTAACTACTTAGGATCATCAGAGTGatcaaacaaaaacaattttcCCTGAATGGTTTAAACAcacagaaagaaagaaactacacccaccaaaaaaaaaaaaactaaactcAACTGAAAATAATGTTTGATGGTAAAAACTAATGCTTATATACCCTCAAGGATACATGCCTACTTATATACACGTGCCTGCATAACAGAAAAACTGTCAGGCTAAGAATTTATGTTAATTATTCTACATAACATACCTGCATAGATGGCTGCATGATTGGCATTCCGCCTGGAGCATTTTCATCACTGCAATGCATGGAAGTCCATATCAGAAGAAAAAAGCACAAAAGCAACTGATattagtcaagaaaaataaaatgagacAAAAAAACATAAAGTTATTTACTTCATGTAATTCTGGAAGTATAGATCTTCACGGACTTTAGAAGTCAGCTCCATCACAAGTTCAGGATGTTTCAATTTCAAATGTTTATGGACAAATTCAGCAGCATGGAAGAGCTTCGTACAACCCTTGGCTCCACAGCCATACTTCCACCCATACTTCTCATCCCTAATTTTGCGGACATACGGGTCTAGGGCTTCGACAGCAGCTGCATCAATCTTCTCCTTTGCTGTCATCACTTCAAGTGGATCCTGTCCCTTCAGCCTCTCCTGCCAACGCAAGTCCAATTTCTTTTCCCATTCAGCCCCATTGCTAGTTACATCAGGATTTTTTCCATCCACTCTTACATGTCGTAGACCCTTAGCCTCATTGGTTTCCGACATTCCATAGTAATCCACCCCATGAATGCGCCATAGATAAGTAAGAAGTGTATCTAGCAACTCAattccctccaagcccttgacTGAAGTTAAACCCCGTATGATAATGACAGGTCCAGTCGAACCACCATGAGACTTGTCTCTGTTCATCCTCTCATTATCAGCTCGACATAATAAATTGTCTTCAATACCTTTTTCTGAATCAAGTTTCCGTACAAGTGCCTGTGCTTGTTCAATGTCAATCTGCATCCTCCTGGGCTCAGAACTAACAGGGTGAGCCTTCGGAGCAGCTGAAAGAAGATCAGTCTC encodes:
- the LOC113762750 gene encoding serrate RNA effector molecule, producing the protein MAEVMNAPVDNLDRRRDRNNNKEAANTSKSPEEGGSSPPPPPPPPPPQARRGRDRERDSRERRDDREFDRRGRDYYDRNRSSPPPPPPRERDYNKRGRPSPSPPPPPYRDRRGGGGHSPPPRRSPPFPPYKRSRRDDYDGRRGSPRGGFGPGDRRFYDYQGGYNREMGGRPNYPDERPHGRFFGRSAGGNQDWDSGHSGLVDGFGAGSNQREGLMSYKQFIQELEDDILPSEAERRYQEYKSEYISTQKRTYFDAHKDEEWLKDKYHPTNLLSVIERRNEAVRKLAKDFLLDLQSGTVDLGPAVNASSSKQSSDPNSEDETDAGGKRRRPGRGPAKETDLLSAAPKAHPVSSEPRRMQIDIEQAQALVRKLDSEKGIEDNLLCRADNERMNRDKSHGGSTGPVIIIRGLTSVKGLEGIELLDTLLTYLWRIHGVDYYGMSETNEAKGLRHVRVDGKNPDVTSNGAEWEKKLDLRWQERLKGQDPLEVMTAKEKIDAAAVEALDPYVRKIRDEKYGWKYGCGAKGCTKLFHAAEFVHKHLKLKHPELVMELTSKVREDLYFQNYMNDENAPGGMPIMQPSMQKEKPLRRRPGLDNRLKDERGGRRERENRANGERFDRSENPQQVDFQSNNDGAAGGNPDEPMFDTFGGQGIPVAPFPSDIPPPPVLMPVPGAGPLGPFVPAPPEVAMRMLREQGGPSPFEGGRSGRSGPQLGGPAPIIAMPPAFRQDPRRLRSYQDLDAPEDEVTVIDYRSLA